The genomic stretch ACGGGTGAACAAACTGGAATACCGTTTCATGGACACTGGGTCGATCGATGGAAATCGCTCGTGTAAGAGTTCgcgcgtcgacgacgacgacgacgacgacgacgacgacgacgacgacgacgacgacgacgacgacgactctaACGATACGATACGATTCGTCCAGCGATTCTCGACACGATCGCGAGTCCTGAATCGCGACATCGTCGACGCGGTTTACGCGGTTTTCGTAAAAATCAATCGAGTTGTATTCGTTCGAGCGTCGTTTCTTCAAAGTCGGCCAAAGTCCTCGTATGTTCTGGCAACGCGATCGGTCGATCGACGATTAAAGTAATCGAGACGTTACCGACTACGCGTACCGGCCAATGCCGACGGTACTTAACGAAAGGGAACAACGAGTCGTAAGATTGTACCGTACGAGCGAAAGAAGACATTGCCCGAACAGGCAATTTAACCTTAACGGATCGAAATTTGTCAGGACCGACCTTTGTTCCGATCGGCTAGAAAGTTACGCGCGAAATCAATTTTTACAACGATACGCGTATGCGCATACGATATGTACATATCGTACGAATCGACGATGCTGGAACAGTTGCAAGACGGTAACGAACGGAACGATTCCAACGATCGATCTAAAATACGCGATGGAATATCTAAAATACCGATGGAACGGAAACCGAGGCCGCCGAGTGGAAAAAAAATGGAGCAACGCGGAGGAAGGTTAAATTTTAGCGAACGAAATTGTCGTGGAACGCGATCCGAGCCGCTGGTCGCTAGTCGCTAACCCACATCCCAGGAAGGTCGAGGGAAACTGAGTTTAGCCGGAACGTCGGAGCTCTCATTTCCGGAACCGCTTCTCAACTTCCGTCGGAGGACCGGTGGCATAATTGCGGCCGCATTCGGACCTACCGGATACCGTCTCTCGCGCCGGATCGATAAGAATTCATCGATTTTTAGTTAGTTCCCGTGCGCGATCGGCCGATTCGATGGGTCATAGGCGATCAACGGGAAACGATGTTCGAGCAATACTCGTGCAATTTGAAGCACGGAATCCGGCGGTCGACGCGCGTTAATTCGGTAGAGATATAAGCCCGCTCGCGAAGGGTTAAATTTCAAGGAACTCTTGAAAAGGTTGGACCGATCGTCGCGGGGCGGTGTCGCGACGCGGCGAAACGGAAAGAAATAGGAAGGAAGGCGAGGATCGACGGGAACGATCGCGAATCCGATCGAGAAGGTTTACGTAATGTCAACGACTACCGGTCGATGTCGGAGAAACAACGAGCGACGAAGACGCGAGCGTGGGTTAACGGACTCGCGTGCGTCGGTTACGGGAGAAGACGTTCTCGTTCGCGGTTACAGAGGAACGATTACTCTCTACTTTATACTCCATACTTAATACTTTACCCCGCGCTCCGTACTCTCTACCTTGCGCCGActccggctcggctcggctcggctcggctcggctgacaatttttttcctttttccgaAGCCGGTAATTAGCACGGCGATGCCTCGCGTTTCCTCGTTATTGTGTCACGAGGTTTTTCTCCGGTGAGTTTCTATGTTCCGTCGCGTTTGGGTTTCCTTTGTCCCAGCGACGGTTCACACGGCGCGCAATGAAACAAACAGTTCCGTTCCTGAGACGTAATTTGCTCAATTTTCTTTTCCGGGACTGAGGAATTTCGCAATTCGCTCGACGACCGACCCAGATTTTCCGACTAGATTCGCTCGTAGAAACCGACGCGCGCTCGAACGTCGTTATCCGTTCGTCGGTTGAAGTCAAATATAATTCGAAACAGCTCGTTTACCAAAGATCGCCACCGAAGAAGAAACCTGTCGTAATTCGCGATTACGCTGCTACGAAAAGACGGCGAACCCGGCTTAAACGGGACGGAGAAGACCGGAACCGTTTTCTCGACGAGATCGAGTTTCGAGCACGGCCGACGAGAATCGAACGATAACGCGGCGGTCTAGGTCGCTGTACAAAAAGTTCCTCGTCCACGGCACGCGGCGCGAGCGTCGAAGAAATGTCGCACGAATGTGCGACGATTCGCGAAAGTGTTTCAGCGGCTTTTAAATTGAAACAAGTTTTTCGAAATTCGCTCGAACTTTGGGGTTAAGCGCGGATCGAAAGAAATTACGGACAACGTTGCGTTGCTCGGAAAAAACGATATTACTTTTTCCTCTTCCGAACTAATTTTCGGAGCAACGAAAGTTACAGATGCGATCTAGATCCGGCAGCGAGATCGAGCACGCCCCATCGCGTATACGTATTCGTACGCCCGGCTGGATACCGATGGCTGGAAAGGCACGGAAGGATACGAAGAATCGTTCGCAGCGAATATCGTAGAATATTCGAGAATATTGTAGCGACAATAATGCGCCGCGTGAATCGAAGGGTGGGGATATCTCGTTCCCCGATACTTTTGTTCTCGCGAAACaggaataaaatcatttttggtCAGCTCGCGAGGGCGCGAACGCTTCGTATCGCGCGCCGCGCGAGCAACGCGTTAAAAAGGGCGAAACAGCTTATGGGCAAATGGACCGTATCCGTTACCGCTGCTGCGATATCGTGTTGCAAGGTCCGCGCGCGTTGGGAAACTCGATACGTATTCCGTGGTTGATTTCTCACCGAACGAACGGCCCCGCGCCGATCGGAGACAAGCGGAACCGATGAAACACCGGCGCGGCATGGCGCGACATTGCGCGGCGGTCGCTGGAATGTCGCGGCGCGTTGCCAGCAATATCCTGTCCCCTATCTCGGTGCATCCGCGCCTTCGGAAACCCGGAGGAAACGCGTTCTTTTTTTCTTGCGGCCGGTTTCAGCAACTTAATTGTCGGTTGCGAAATGTCTttgaatcgcgcgcgcgcgcgcgcgcccggctTCGATCTCGCTCGACCGCTTTTCCTCGGTCTCGCGAAGCGGACCGGCGCGGCGGAATCCTCGGAGTCCTCGGATCGTTGCGGGTTTTCACAAATTTTAACGTACTCGCGGCTTCGAAGGTTGGCGTTCCGACGGTCTTGCGATTCGAAGGAAAAGTTCTTTTCGAAAACAAGCGTGCGAATTTACACGGTCGAGCGCGATAATAACGACGACGCGATAAACGGCGAGCTATGCTCGTCGCGTCGAAAGAAAACAGATTCGCGGGTTAAGCGGGTTCTTCGATGCGAGATGGAGCGAGTAACAGTACTTGGACGGTCAGTTTCGCATACTGTCCCGACAGGTAACGCGAACCGTTACTAGAATACGGAAAGTCCGACGAATAGCGCGGTACGAACAACGCGTACACGTACGCGCATACGCGAGTACGAAATGTGTCGCGAACGAGAAATATAACCCGTCGAACCGACCAACGAAGTTACGATACTTATTTTCCGTAGGACGCGTGCCAATGTCATCGTTGCCGCCGAACGTTCGACGACGATACGCTCGCGTCGGGCTAAAAGAACCGTTCGCGAACAGGACGGACCCGCTGAAACGATTTGGAAAGCAACAGGTCCGATTTGTTCAAAATACGAATTCTCATTCGAGAAAACCgatacgctctctctctctctctctcggcaacCTCGGATAGAACCTCGACTGTTCGAATAACTTGGAACGACGCGTCTTTACGGTCTAACGGTAAGCGAGTCAAGTTCATTGTTCGTCGAACGAACCGTTAAATGTCTCTACAAACGAAACCCACCGTTTGGCGCAATCGCGTTATCACTTTGTACTCGCCGCTTCGGCGTACCGCCAGCGATACGTAGTCGATTCGACGAATTCGAAGACAAAAGTTTCGCGCGTCTCTTATTCGACGAACGTAAAATAAACTAAAGTCGTGGAAATTGGCAACCCCCGCGAGAGACAACCGGCTCCGCTACCCTAAAAGGTATAAACTCGTGCGCGGTGCGATTCGAGTTTCAGGCATGGTACGCGACTGCCGACCGGTGCGTGGGAGGCCTTTCGAAAAAATTGGGCGGAACGTTGCCCCGTGGGAACCTACCGCGTACGCGCGGAGAGCCGAGATAAACATTGACACTGGAGCAACCCTTTTTGCCAGCGGCAACGGTTGTATCGACATTCTAATCGGCATTTTATCTCGCGTAAATCTTCGTTAATAACGTGGCCCGATGCATTTCGTGCGCAGGAGCGACCAAGAGGGAAAGACCGAAAGAGAACGAAAGTGAAAGGTGCACCGCGGAACGTGGAACGTGGAACGTGGAACGCCGCGAATTCCGTGTTCGCTCTGCTCGCGACTCGCGAGCCGGCCACGTGCCTcctattctataatatatttctCCGTGTGTATCGCTCGATGGCTGAAACTTATTGTACGTACGTGTAACGGATCGCGAATTCTATCGTCGTCCGTCCCGATATGCTCGCGCGATTCTTTTCCGATCGCTTCTCGGACGAAACGGAAAGAAGGTCGACGCGTTCGGAAAAGCGATCTCTATCGTTTCCAACTTCGCCGAGCCGATCTGTTCGTTATTTGGCATTTCGAAACGATCAAATAATTGCGACGACACGCATCGACGATACGCGCTTCGTCGACGCAAGTTTTTCCGAGCAATTGCGAGCATCGATATACGTGCGCGTATATTATCCGAAGCGAGAGGGAAAcgaaatgatttttatttagaGAAAAGCTGGGCGGTGCTCGAGAGAAACCGTATGGTTGCGCAGAGAACGATTTCGCGACCGCGATTCCTTCTCTCGAACTGTTCGAACCGAACGTTAAACGTTTACCTTGTCGTTGGAAACGCGAACGATGCATACATACACGCGTGCATACGTATACGCGTATTTAGACGTTCCCTGTTACTTCGATTCGATCGCCTTGTATAAATGCTAACTGGTACGTAATAACGCAAAGGCATCGTGGAGGAAAATCAAGAGCGGTGATTCATGGAAGGAGAGAAAGCACGAGCGAAATTGAAACATTGTATGGTAATTGCTCGCGTTTATTTCTCGTTCCTACTCGTCGGACAACcgttcaaatatttttgaatataaCCATCGATCGGTCTCGAAACGATCGAGATCAACCGTCGCGTTTCTGCACGGTTCTTTCTTGCACCCGAGCACGCGTCGTCGATCGGATTTGATCGATACAATTGTTGTAGTTTGAAATGGAAACCGTGTTATTCGAGTCATCGTTATTATCGTTTAAACGCGTATTCCCGTGTGCTCGCACGCGGCCTACGTCTATATCTAAATACGCGGTCTCGAACAACGAGTCCGCACGGTTCAAAccataaatgtatatttatgtaACGTTCGAACGGCAATCGTTTCTTTGTAGAAAAAATTGATCGTCGTCTCGTCGAGCGAAGCAACGCGACGCGTATCGCATCGTACGTAACAGCGATACGAATTCCTGGGTTACCTAATCGCGCACGCCTAACGGCGAACGAAACCGTTCGCCCCGATGCTTCGGCAGCGGGCTCGGTATCCGGCGAAATTGAATGAAAAATCATCGCGAATCATCGTCGCCGAGGCAAAATGTCGAAGACATCCTTGATTTCGCCACGAACGATCGTTTCTCGCGAGTCGAATTCCTCGCGTAAAGGTCAACCGGTCAAGTACACCGATGGAACGTCGTCGCACCGAATCATCGCGCGGCGAATTTTCTCGCACCGCGCGTAACGAACGATAACTTTCGCTCGATGACTATTTTGAAATTGCGCGCGTAGCGGCCGACTCTTTATTTCGCGGGCCCGTAAAACGAAGAATTTtgcaaaataacattttattcgtcgacgaattattcgatcgatcgatcgatcgatcgtctgtataaaaagttattcgaacGATGCCCGCGCAAAGCTGGCACGATGGCGAACCAATTTGTCCGTCGATCGCGGCGATTTTCGCGACGGACGTCGATCGGGTCGTAAATCGAGCGATCTTCCTTGTCGGGGCAAGGTCTTTGGCAAGGTAAGGAGATCGTTGGGAATCGCGATCACCCTATAGGCGTTACGGTTCGTTCGCGGTCCGATGATCGGCGAGTCGAGCGCGACGACGAGCGGCAACACCTCCAAATTGCTTTACGTTCGAGTGGATTCGAATTATAGCAAACGCGAAACGCAACGTATCGCCGACCGCGTCTCCGACGGATGGATACACGCGTACATCGAACGCGCGTCCCATTCGTAATTATTCGATCGCGTagcttatttattataatttcaatttcGTTTTCGTCCATTTCGAAGTCGGTTTATTATGAAATATTTCGAAATCAACTTGTATGGAAAAATTAATATCGTGCTCGTTTTATAGACGTTATATTTTAGCAAGAACCTAACGGACTCCGTGTCCGTATCGTTGTCACATTTTCGGATGTTCGAATTTAACGGTCGATCGATTATCGgattccatttttgtttctcgcATCGCCCGACGCTGCTTGCGCGTAATACGCGCGCGCGTTCGTATACGTATTACGATGAACCGAATGAAATAATCGTAAGCAGAAACCGCGCAACGATAGCGAATGCGTTTTATCACGGAAGCGTATAAGCCAACGAACTATTTTCTATATCCATTTTCATAACAACCCGGTAAGAGGGTGTTACGCGTTTCGTTCGCCTTTGCGGTTCGACGCGCGAGTTATCTTTCCGGGCTCTGGTGGttagagatatatatatatatatatatatacacatagagagagaaatagagaccgAGACAGAGAGAGGAGGGACGACAGGTTAAGATTTTTCTTCGAAACGATTTCAGCTATTTTGTCGGGCTCCTTCGCGTTTGCGAGGCTcgttaatattagtattatcgTTGCAAACAGGTTGCATTTACTTACATAATCTACGTAATCGATCGATGCCGAACGCGCATACGGACACACGGATTCGATTCGATCGAAACGAAAGTATGCGCGTATCGGTATACGCGTGCTCCAATAATACGCAACCATCCTTCCACTTACGCACGGGTCGGAAAAAATGTATCGACGCGCCGTCTCGATAAAAATTGAGCCGGTTCTATGCCACGCTAGGAAACAGTTTCTAAAATTACAACGACGAATTTTGTAGAGCACGATATATCTATTCGATTTTGATCGTCGTATTTAGTTTCTATAAATTCAAGTATAAATCGAAAAATATCGTAAactcatatattttatttgaaaatatctGTTAACGGAATCGCAGCGTCGACGTAAAAAGTTGACTCGAAAcggaaaaataaataattcggAAGTTAAAACCGTTCGAATCGCGACGGTTCAAGGAAAGACGAATTCGAGTTACAAAGAAATAAAGCATTTCGCGTTACGGTACCGTCGCGGAGCGCCGCCGTAATCGTACACGGCCGATCGCGACCAACTGTTGGAAACGCAAGGATTCGGACGCTTTCGTGAACCAGCGTGATTCGATTTCGCGAGCGTTTCGAGTCCGATTCAACCGCTGGAATGCCTGCGAACGGTTCGTGACACCGGCTGCTAATAATTAACGGGCAAATTGGCTCCGCAACAGGCGACGAGGATAACGCGCGGAACGCGCTAACCAGTCTTGCGCTCCCATTGGCAAGTATTCCGCGATCCACGGCCGTGACGAGTAGATTAATTAATTAGGTATTCCAATCTGTCCTTATTCTTTTTCCTCGGCTCGTAACGAGACTCGAATCGTTGACTCCGCTCTAGAAATTCGACGATCGTTCCCGGTCGAAACGCTTCCGGAATCTCGGGCGCGCGTATTACATGTATTAATCCCGCTGAGGCGATTACGCGTTCGCGTTTTTCGGAGCATCGACCGTTTCACGGGGTGCCGCGAGAGAACCTGTTGCGCTTTATCTACCAAGGAAACGCAGAAACCGATAGTTGGCTCGTTGGCGGCGTCTCGCGCGACTCCTGCACCAGAATGCACGATTCCGGACCAGAATGTTTCGTCGTCGCGAGCGCTTACCTAAATCGAACGCTTGCATAATTGTTGCAAGAAACTAGCGTCGCGTTGTAGAATTTCACGCGCTATTTTAATCCGGAAACCAATGGggaggcgaggcgacgcgaggaTGAATCATTTTCACGGATGCACGCGAGCGTGATTCTACGCCAGAAATACCGATACGGGACAAGTTTAATCGATCCGCGGCTCTCTTACTTGTAATTTTCAAACATTTACATTTGTTGCCGTTTCGAGAGTAACCGTAGCCAATTAGGAAAACGCGCGTTGCGCCGCATTTCTCGCTGAAACTGTTCCGTTCGTAACGCCAAGACCCACGCAGCAAATCGTCGTAAAAAGCCGGTTAGTCGACGATCGACTTCGGACCCGAGCTTCCTCGAATGTTTCGAAACCGAAGAGACGAAGGCGCGCGCGCCGGAACTGCCGGTCTCTCGAGTTTTTCACGTCGAGGATAATTCGAAGATTATCTGGAAAACGTAGAGATCGTAATCGTTGCGCGAAATAAACGTTTTCCAAACAAATTGTACCGAACGTAAGTTTTTTCGATTCTTCGATTTTTCGTTCGTCGCGGACGCGCGATATTTGCGCTTTGCGAGGGAAAAGTCGTCCAAAACCGATGCGGTTCTAACGTTTCTTCGCGTTCCGATAACGTCTGGATCGAACGAAAACTCCATGGGCGGAATTCGTGCGGTGCTCTTCGTTTACCGTCgatagaagaaagaaagaaagaaagaaagaaagaaagaaagaaagaaagaaagaaagcaaGCAAGAAAGAAAGCAAGAAAGAAAGCAAGAAAGAAAGCAGGAAAGAAAGGAGGCGAGGACGCGCGTTTACTCCGGCCATTGACTCGTAACGGGCTCGGTCTAAGGACCCTCCTGGTTTGTCGCGAATCGTTTAGGCTTCGCGACTTCGAACCGTTCGTACGTCACGGTTCTCGGCGATCGATGCGGCCCAGGCATacgtttcatttcatttttattccgtGAAATCGTCGCGACCGATCGACCGAAAAATCGGCCGATGAAAAGTTAAACGGCGCGGCGGTCTCGCGGTAGGAAAGCGGTCTCTCCGGACTTTCGTCGCGGTGTCGCCGCGCATCGGATCGCCGCACGCGAAACCGCCGATTCGGATGGGAAAGTCGCAAATTGAAAACGTAGAAAACGTTTGCGATCGATCGGGCCGATTGCACCGAACTATCGGACGCGCGTGAGAAAGCGAGCGCGCCCGCGCGCTGTCGTCGAGATACGCGCGGCAATTCTTGCAATTTCAATCGATCGCGGATTCGATCGATACGGAAGAAATAAAACGCAAGCCCGGTGTAATGTCCGGTGTATCGCGATCGATATCGATACCGATACGATCGGGTCGTCGACGCGCGGACGTCCGACGGTATCGTAAAACAAATAAAACGTAACGGACGCGTGTAAACGATCGAACGTTCCAGGTGTCGTTCGGATGGAGGTGCTGACGTTGCTGGCGGGCGCGATGATCGCCGCCGTGGCAGCGACCTCGAGCTGCCCTTGGGCGCAACAGGTGCCCGACCTCGAGAGCTCCTGCATCTGCGACTACAACCTGGCCAAGGAGTTGTCGGTGCAGTGCGACATCGTCGACTACGAACAGCTGGTGTCCGCCATGCGACGATACGCCGCGAAAAGTACCGTCGACTTGTTCTACGTGAACAACAGCACCGTCGGAACTCTGAAGAACGGCTCGTTCGCGGCGTTCAAAGTGAACAACGTGCAGCTATCCGGCTGCGAGATCAAGACCATCGAGCCGAACGCGTTCGAGGGCCAAGAGAATTCCTTGAAGAGCCTGAACCTGAAGGACAACGAGATATCGGAGGTTCCCAGCGATATGCTGAAAACCCTGCGGAATCTGACGGCGCTGGACCTTTCGATGAACAAGATCGCGAGGGTGAACGACGACGCGTTCGCGGGCCTGAAATTGCTCACGCTGAAATTGAGCGACAACGAGGTCGCTCTCGCGCCTGCCGCGTTTCGCACCTTGGAGAGATCGTTGAAGAATCTGAATCTGAAGGGCACCAGGCAGAAGAAAGTACCGGAAGCGCTCAGAGGCTTGAAGACCCTGGCCTTCCTCGATCTGTCGCAGAACAGCATTCGGGAGCTTCCCGGATCCGCGGGGATCGAGGCTTTCGAAGGGCTGGAATCTCTGACCGGACTGAACCTCGAGAGAAACCTGATCCAGAACATCGGCTCGGACGCGTTTTTCGGAATCAGGAATACGCTGAGCTCGCTGAGCTTGTTGAACAATCTTATTCCAGACTTTCCCACCGCCGCTATAAACAGCATTCAAGATCTTCGGGTACGTTAGAAAAATGTGTGTCTTCGATCGCTCGACGTCGACGAATCGGTCTGCGCGCGCGCGGGGGGCGGGGggcaaaagaatatttttctaGGACGTATTTCAACGTCGTCGAAATTCCCGACATCGAGATACAAAAGCGATCCGTTCGACAGTTATCTTCCAATTGCTGCACCCCGCGTGCAGCGTTTCCGTTCGTCGTTATCTTTCTTCGTTGCTTTCAGGTACTAGACATCGGATTCAATCTGATAACGACATTGCCGGTAAACGCTTTCCAAAAGAACCCGTCGATAACGCTTCTGGCGATCGATGGTAATCCGCTGTCGACCGTCCCCGAAGAAGCTCTGGCCCGATTAAACAGGACTCTTCGAGGTCTCAGTTTGGGAGGTCGTTTTCTGGTTTGCGACTGCAAGCTGCGCTGGATCGTCGACTGGATAAAAACCAGAGATTTGCAGGTTACCAGTCGAGAACGGAAACCTCAGTTCTGCGGAAGCCCGCAAAAGCTGCAGGACAAGAGCTTCTATAACATCGATCCGGACGGTAATACGGTTGCTTCGACACACGGTCCTTATCcttaatttgtaattaattcgtaATCCGAACCAATTGTAAGATCGACGCTCGAATGGCTCGGGTCCGTTTCGATTCAAACTATAAATATTCTTATTCGATCGTCCAGAGTTGCCGAGAATTGGTCGGTCCTTGGGGGTGGGAAAGGTGTCCCGTACGTCCAAGTTTACGCGATGGCTCCCGAAtccgtgtaaatttaaccgaGCACCCACGGGTGTAACGCGTTGGGCGTACAGACAGCCCGTCGTTGTTAGAAAAATTGTAACGATCTCTCGTTGTCCCGCGTAGAAATGACTTGCGATCAAACGCCGGAAATCATCGGTATCGGTACGGTGGAAAGCGTGGACACGAGAGAGCCGTCGGGTCCTGGAGCAACGGGGACCGGTTACGGTCCGCCTACTCGACCTTCGATCGCCGTATCGACGTCGGCGACgagtacgacgacgacgacgacgacgacgacgaccacgacCACGGAGCTCGTACCCGCCGCCGCCGTCACCGCCGCCACCGAGGAGAAGAAAATCGAAACAGCTTCCACGACGACCACTTCGCGTTCCATCACCGGCAGACCAACGGTCGCGCGAACCGGCAACGTGGTAATAATGAGAACTTCCCCAGCCCCTCCTAAACACGTTCAGGACCATTTGCAGCAGCATCAGCCAAGGCCACCGCTGGTACTCGGCTCGCCCCTCTACAAGTCGAAGTCGAGCGAGAAGGATATCGTGGTGAAGGACGTGCTGAGACAGGACAACGCTGTGAACATCTATTGGGACACGGAAGCGACCAATATATTGGGTTTCAAAATTATCTATCGGGTGTTCGGCGAGAACAGCTTCAAACAAGCGCCGCCTCTGGAAGCCAGCGAAAGAGAATTCAAGATAAAGAACGTCCCGTCGCAGGTAACGCATTTTCGTATTTCCGCGGACGCTATTTTCGACTCGGTCGAATTATGTCGTCGATGGAGCGAATACGTTGTCGCGTTGTTTTTCAtttcgatcgtcgatcgtcgatcgtcgatcgtcgagTCGTAAGAGTCGGCGAATGAAAGTAACAAGGTACGTTTTAATTCTCTTTTCCTCCTCGTAGGAATGCATCGTGGTCTGCGTGGTGTCTCTGGAGGAAACGAATATAACTCCGGCGAACGTTCCCTACAACCAATGTCGAGAAGTAAGGACAGAGAACTCTCCTACGTCCAACATGGACAAGATCACGATCGCCGCCAGCGCAGCCATATGCGCTACGATAGTGGTCGCTGTGATAATATTCATCGTGGCGAATCGTCGAAGAGCCAGGAAACTGCACACGCTGCACAGCATAGATCAGACGAAAATGGGTGGACCTATCGCCGGATTGCCGGTCAACTGTTGCTCGAACGTCGGTCCGACGCCCAGTCCTGGCGGGCCGTTGTCCTCGATGGCGACGCTCAGCGCTTACAATGCCCAGAAAGAGTGGGACCAAGTGTCCGCTTACAGCAACAGAAGCATTCCGCGACCGAGAATATTTCCCATAGACCGGCAAGGTATGTACGCGCGCTAAACCCATCGAGAAGAAGACCGGTGTCGCGTTTCTCGTTTCAACGTTCCCCTCTTTTGGTCGACGACCTTCAAAGATCGAATCTTCGAATCTTCGATTGCAGGATCGATAACCAGAGCTTCTTGCATCGACGACGTCAGATCTCAAACAGGACATTACAGCGGGAAAATATCGACGAGATCCGTGGCCGACGGACAATCGCAACACAGCTTCGCCAACGCTTCTACGAGATACTTCGCGAACAACACTTTGTCGTCCAACCTTACCAACACCAGACCAGGTAAATCGTGGTTGAAATAGATATTTCGAATTATATCGTTCGAATTATAACTCGACGTACGTTGGAATCCTCGATAAAAATCGACGAATTCGAAGCGCGAAACTGCTGTACTAGCGCAAAAACCTGTGCGCCCGATCGATCGCAATTTCTCTTACAGAACTGAGACAGTCTCGACAGTCCCTGGCAGCAGCATCCGACAGAATGTCGCGAACAAATTTTTCGCCGAGTCACATGCCGTCCCACACTTCGTCCAGAAGACAGAGACCGCGATCCTGCAACCGCACTCTGGAGCAGAACCCGCCGCGACCTGGTAGCCGATACAGCATCGCGGACTCGACGCACACTCTCAACAATTACGAAGAGAACAATTGGACCGATCACGACATGGACATATACATGGCGCGTAATCCGACCACAAGAGGTGGCCTGATGCCGCTGTAGCGCGACCCGCCGTGCGCGCATACGCGTACATAGTTTTGCTCAAACGTGTTCAGTGACATTATCACCG from Megalopta genalis isolate 19385.01 chromosome 16, iyMegGena1_principal, whole genome shotgun sequence encodes the following:
- the haf gene encoding leucine-rich repeat and fibronectin type-III domain-containing protein hattifattener, translating into MSVVRMEVLTLLAGAMIAAVAATSSCPWAQQVPDLESSCICDYNLAKELSVQCDIVDYEQLVSAMRRYAAKSTVDLFYVNNSTVGTLKNGSFAAFKVNNVQLSGCEIKTIEPNAFEGQENSLKSLNLKDNEISEVPSDMLKTLRNLTALDLSMNKIARVNDDAFAGLKLLTLKLSDNEVALAPAAFRTLERSLKNLNLKGTRQKKVPEALRGLKTLAFLDLSQNSIRELPGSAGIEAFEGLESLTGLNLERNLIQNIGSDAFFGIRNTLSSLSLLNNLIPDFPTAAINSIQDLRVLDIGFNLITTLPVNAFQKNPSITLLAIDGNPLSTVPEEALARLNRTLRGLSLGGRFLVCDCKLRWIVDWIKTRDLQVTSRERKPQFCGSPQKLQDKSFYNIDPDEMTCDQTPEIIGIGTVESVDTREPSGPGATGTGYGPPTRPSIAVSTSATSTTTTTTTTTTTTTELVPAAAVTAATEEKKIETASTTTTSRSITGRPTVARTGNVVIMRTSPAPPKHVQDHLQQHQPRPPLVLGSPLYKSKSSEKDIVVKDVLRQDNAVNIYWDTEATNILGFKIIYRVFGENSFKQAPPLEASEREFKIKNVPSQECIVVCVVSLEETNITPANVPYNQCREVRTENSPTSNMDKITIAASAAICATIVVAVIIFIVANRRRARKLHTLHSIDQTKMGGPIAGLPVNCCSNVGPTPSPGGPLSSMATLSAYNAQKEWDQVSAYSNRSIPRPRIFPIDRQGSITRASCIDDVRSQTGHYSGKISTRSVADGQSQHSFANASTRYFANNTLSSNLTNTRPELRQSRQSLAAASDRMSRTNFSPSHMPSHTSSRRQRPRSCNRTLEQNPPRPGSRYSIADSTHTLNNYEENNWTDHDMDIYMARNPTTRGGLMPL